AGCCCTTCGCGCCCGGCGCCAACCCGATGAACGGCCGCGACCGGCACGGCGTCGCCGCCTCCGCGCTGTCGGTCGCGAAGCTGCCGTACGAACAGGCCCGTGACGGGATCTCGTTGACGACGACGATCACGCCCGAGGGGCTGGGGCACGCACCCGACAAGCGTGCCGGGCACCTGGTGGGCATCCTCGACGCCTACACATCGGCCGGCGGCTTCCACATGAACGTGAACGTCCTCGACCGGGCGACGCTGGAAGACGCGATGGAACACCCGGAGAACTACCCGGACTTGACGATCCGGGTGTCCGGCCACGCGGTCAACTTCGTCCGCCTGACCCGCGAGCAGCAGCTCGACGTGATCAGCCGTACCTTCCACGGATCGCTGTGAGTACGGTGCGCACAGCGGCCACCGGCCGGATCCACTCCTGGGACCTGTCCACCGGCGTGGACGGTCCCGGGACCCGGTTCGTCCTCTTCGTCAGTGGCTGCCCGCTGCGCTGCCTGTACTGCGCCAACCCCGACCCCTGGCACCTGCGCGACGGCCAGGAGGTGAGCGTCGACGCGGTGACGGCGGAGATCGGGAAGTTCAAGGACTTCGTCACCACGGCCGGCGGCGGGGTGACCCTCACCGGTGGCGAGCCACTGCTCCAGTCCGCGTTCACCGGGGAGATCCTGCGCCGGTGCAAGGAGGCAGGCCTGCACACGGCCCTCGACACCTCCGGCTTCCTGGGTGCCCGCGCCACCGGGGAACTCCTCGCCGACACCGACCTGGTGCTGCTGGACATCAAGTCCTTCGACGTGAACACCTACCGGACACTGACCGGCGGAGAGCTCGCCCCCACCCTCGACTCCGCGACGCGGCTGGACCGCCTCGGCGTCCCGATGTGGATCCGGTACGTCCTGCTCCCCGGCTGGACCGACGACCTGGAATCCGTGGACGCCCTGGCCGGATTCGTGGCGGGGCTCGGCGCGGTCGAACGGGTCGACGTGCTGCCGTTCCACAAACTCGGCACCGCGAAGTACGAAGCCCTCGGTACGCCCTTCCCGTTGCTCGACACCCCGGTACCCGACCCCGCCCTGATCCAGACCGTTCGCGCGTGCTTCGCGAGGCACGGGGTCCAGGCTCACTGAGCGCCGAGCCACGTCCGGCGGCGGATCACTTGAACCAGGAGCCAGGTGGCGCAAGCTCAACTGCCCCAGCTCACCGTGCCCGCGGATGGATCGAGAAGGAGTCGCGCAGGAGCCAAGCCGGCTTCGTCCGCACACCCGTGAACCTCAACCCACCCGGGTCTGAGTCCCCCTCGATCGAGAGGCGGAGGATGTCAATCTCATGTCGATCGGGAACCGTACCGGCGCACGCGACAGGCCGCCCCTCCTGAAAACGGGTCGGCCTTGTCTGCTACTCGACGGCGACGACCATGGCGACCGGGGCGCACCCGGGTGCCGAGGCGACCAGGCGGATCCTGCCGGGCCCGGTCGGGCGGAGGACCGCGAGGGCGCGGCCTTCGTAGGTGCGGCGCTCCGTCGTGTCGAAGCGCTCCTCGGTGGACGGGTCCGCGCTGCCGAAGCCCGACAGGACGCCCGCGCCGGAGACTTCGAGGGTCACCGGACGATCGGCCGCGGTGTGGAGGGTGCCGTCCGGGTCCGTCAGGGTGAGGGTGACGTACGCGAGGTCGCCGCCGTGTGCCGTGATGTGCCGACGGTCGGGTGCGGCGCGCAGCTGTACCGGGCCCGTCGCGGTACGCAGGCTGTGGCGGCCGGTCTCGACGCCGTCGCGGTAGGCGATCGCGAGGAGTTCACCGGGTTCGTACGACGTCTCGAACTCGGTGCGGAAGCGGTGCTCCTCGCCCACCGGCCGCCGCCCCAGCGAGCGTGCGCCGACGAGGAGTTCGACCTCGTCGGCGTCGCCGTAGACCTCGACCGTGACGGGTTCTCCCTCGAAGCCGGGCCAGGTCCAGGTGGCGACGGTGTCGCTCCAGGCCCATGGCGTTCCGGCCCAGGTGCTGCCGTGGTGTTCGGGGCGCCGGACCGCGATGTAGGGCTCGGTGCGCAGGCCGAAGACGATCTCGCGGTAGTAGGAGGCGGGTCGGCGGTGGCCGGTGATGTCGAGGTCGCCGCAGCCCGCGAGCAGGTACGGGTACGGCGCGGTGTGCGAGGGGCGCGGGGTGTCCGGGGTGAGGTACTGGGGGCGGCCGATGCCGACCTCGCCGAGGTAGTCCCAGCCGGTCCAGGTGAAGTCGCCGACGACATGGCCGAGTTGTTCGACCAGACGCCAGTTGCCGTCGATGCGGGTGGGAAAGGTCTCGGTGCCGAGGATGATCCGGTCGGGGAACAGTTCGCGGTCCAGGGTGTAGCGGGCCTCGGCGTAGTTCATGCCGGCGACGTCGAGCACGGCGAACGACTCGGCCGTTCTCTCCGTGACGAGGGCGGAGGCGCTGATCGCGTTCATCATGTCGCCCGCGTCGGCCATGAGGGTGTTGATGCCGGTGCCGTCCTGCGGTGCCTGTTCTCGCGTCGCCCGCAGTTCGGACAGGACGGCGAGCATGCCGTTGACGGCGTTGGTGACATAGCGCGTGTGGTCCAACCAGCGGACCTTCTCGGCGAGTTGGCGGCCCCGTGCGGCGCCTGAGGGGGTACCGGTCTCGGGGATCTCGTTGCCGATCGAGTACATGATGACGCTGGGGTGGTTGAAGTCCTTGGCGACCATCGCATCGATGTCGCGCTCCCACCACTCGGGGAAGTCGAGGCTGTAGTCGAAGTCGCTCTTGCCCGACGTCCACACGTCGAAGGCCTCGTCCACGACGAGCATGCCAAGCCGGTCGCACGCGTCCAACATCGCCTTGCTCATGGGGTGATGGGACATGCGGAGTGCGTTGAACCCGGCGTCCTTGAGGAGGTGGACCCGCCGTTCCTCGGCGCGCGCGAAGGTCGCCGCGCCCAGCACCCCGTTGTCGTGGTGGACACACGCGCCGCGCAGCTTGACGCTCTCGCCGTTGATCCGCAGCCCGTGCCGGGGGTCGAGGCGCAGTGAGCGGACACCGAAGACGACGGTCTCGGCGTCGAGGTCCTTCAGGGTCACGGTGGCGGTGTACAGGGCGGGTGTGCCGGTGCTCCACAGCAACGGGGCCTGGACGTACAGGCGTTGGCGTACGACCGCGGGCTCGCCCGGCAGTACCGTCGCCTTCGAGACGTCGCTCGCGACGACGCTCCCGTCGCTGTCGCGGACCTCGGTGACGACATCGACCGTACGGATCGCGATCGAGTCGTTCTCGATCCTCGTCGCGACTTCGACCACCGCCCGTTCCGCGTCGATGTCCGGGGTGGTGACACGGACCCCGTCGGGCGCGATGCGGACCACTTCGCCGACGAGCATCCATGTGTCGCGGTAGATGCCCGCACCGGTGTACCAGCGCGAGTCGCGGTGGGCGCGGGCCTCCACGCGGATCTCGTTGTCCTCGCCGAAGCGCAGGAAACGGTCGGCGTCGATGTGGAAGTGCGAGTAGCCGTACGGGCGTTGGCCCGCGTAGTCGCCGTTGATGTACACGACGGCGTCGCGGTACACGCCCTCGAACTCGAAGAGGATCCGCCTGCCCCGGTGCTCCTCGGGAACGGTGAACGTCTTGCGGTACTCGTGGGTCCCGCCCGGGAAGTACGCTCCGGCGCCGCCCTCCATCGTGGCGTCGCCGCCCGGCGCCGTGCGCGCCTGCCCGATCATCGCGTCGTGCGGCAGTGTCACCGGCCTGAACGGCGCCTTCGTACCGGACAGTTCGGCGAAGGGGTTGACCTTGGGGCGGGTCTGCCAGCCTTCGTTGAAGGACGTGCGCTTCATGGGGGCTCCGTGAGCTGAGGGGCGGTGACCGGTTCCGGGGGAGCGGGGCTCAGGCCTCGCCGAGTGCCGTCGAGGCCGGTCCGGCCACCCGTGCACGCAGCCAGGCCCGGCCGCGCTCCAGCAGCGCCCGGGCGATACGGGTGCCGGGAGCCCAGGTCTCGAAGCCGTGCGGAGCGCCGGGCACGAGGTCGAACGCGCAGTCCACGCCCGCGTCCCGCAGGCGGTCGGCATAGGTGCGGCACTCGTCGGCGAACAGATCGATGTCGCCGACGCCGATCCAGGCCGGTGGCAGCCCGCCGAGGTCGGCGCGCCGGGCCGCGACCGCGTGGTCGGGGACGAGGGAGGCACCGGGCCCGGTACCGAGATAGGCGGCCCAACCGGTCCGGTTCGCCGCGTTGTGCCACACCCGGTGCCGCACGCCGTCCAGTTCGCGCCGCGCGGCGGTGCGGTCGTCGAGCATGGGGGAGAACAGCCACTGTCCGACCGGAGGGATTCCGCCGGCGTCGTACAGCCGCTGTGCCAGACAGGCGGCCAGACCCGCGCCCGCGCTGGCACCCCCGACGGCGACGCGCGCCGGGTCGACCCCCAGCGACCCGGCCGACTCCCGCACCCGCCGCCACGCCGCGGAGAGGTCGTCGAGCGCTGCCGGGAAGGGGTGTTCGGGGGCGAGGCGGTAGTTCGCCGAGACGACGACGATGTCCGACTCACGGGCCGTCAGGGCGCAGAACGCGTTGTCCTGGACGACATCGCCGATGACATACCCACCGCCGTGCACCCACAGCAGCGCCGCGCCCGAACCGCCACCGGCGGGCGTGTACACGCGCAGGCCCGGGCCCTCGTCGAGGACGCGGACGTCGACGCCCTCGACAGGGTCACCCGGCCCGTGCCGGACGACCAGGGCACGCACCACGCGCCGTCCCCACGTCCGGCGGACCGGGAGCCGCGGCATCCGCGCGACGGCGCGCCGCAGTTCCGGGTCGACCGCGTCGAGCTTCATGGGCGTCTCGCCTCGCATCCGGTCCGCAGCACGCGTTCCCGCAACTGGTAAAACGTATTACCACCTGGCTGCGGTACGGTATCCAGCGCATCCCGCACCGCACAAGCCCCAGACCGGACCGCACGCGGGAGACCCGGCCGCCGGGCCCCCTTCGGAGGAGCGAGACAGTGAGCAGGTCCACGCGCGCGACAGCCAAGGACGTCGCCCGGGCCAGCGGGGTCTCCCAGACCACGGTGAGCTTCGTTCTCAACGGTGCGGCCGGCCACGTCTCCGAGGAGACACGCGAACGGGTACGGCAGGCCGCGCGCGAACTCGGCTACGTCCCCAACGGCTCGGCGCAGGCGCTGCGCAAAGGGGCGTCCCGCATCGTCCTGCTCAACATCGAGGGGGTCCCCACCGGCAGCAGCCTCGGCAGCTACATCCGGGGCCTCGACGCCGAACTCGCCCTGCACCAGCACGTGTTGCTGGTGCTGCACGGCCATCTCTCCTCGCAGGCCCTCACCGACGTGGCACAGGCCGTCTCCGCCCGCGCCGTGATCGACCTGGGCGACGCGGGCCGCGCCGACGACATCCTCGCCGACGCCGAGACCTCCCTCGACGCGTTCTCCGCGCAGGCCGACGTCCCGGTCCGATATCTGGCCGACCGAGGCCACCGGCACCTCGCCACCGTCATGCCGGACACCCCCGAACTCCAGACCCTGGCCGCGCTACGAGGGCGGCTCATCCGGCAGGCCACGCACGCCGCGGGCCTGCCCGCCTGCCCGGCGCTCGTCCTGCCCGGCGATCTCGACACCGCCGAGCAACGGCTCCGGGCCTTCCGCACCGACCACCCCGACGTCACGGCCGTCCTCGCCTACAACGACGACCTCGCGCTCGTCACCCTCGCCGCGATGCGGCGCCTCGGGCTGCGCGCACCGCAGGACCTCGCCGTCGTCGGGTTCGACGACACCCCGCACGGAGCGCTCTTCTCACCCGCCCTGACCACCGTGCACATCGACGCGGAGGCCATCGGCCGCAGCGCCGCACGCACCGCGCTGGGCCTGCCGGCGGCCGACACCGCCTCCGAACCGGCCCGCGTGATCGTCCGCGAATCCGCCTAGACGTCCTCGTCCAGATGCCGCCGCAGTTCCGCCGCGACGGCCGGGATCTCCCTGCGGAACGCCGCCTGGTCCAGACCGTCGTCCGCGACCACGGCCAGCAGCGCCCGCTCTCCTACGGCCGTCACGATCACGTGGCCCGTGCTGCAGCGCGCGCTGATCTCACGGAGGTGGCCGGTACCGCCCTGATCGGCAAGGCGGTGACCCAGGGCCAGGGTCGCCGCCGCCACCGCGGCCATGGACTCGGGGTGGGTCTTGGTCGTGTCGCTCGCCACGACGAGCCCGTCGCTGGTGGCCAGCGTGGTCTCGGTCACTCCCATCACGTTGTCCCGCAGGGCGATGAGGAGGTCGGTCACGGGGTCGCTCATTGGAATCCTTTCGTTGATACCCGCGGCTTTGGCCAGGGGCAGAAACAGCGCCTCTGTGGTGCAGGGCAAGGAGCTGGGATTCGTCTCGAGGGTGGATCCCAGTGCCGTGACCGGCAGGTTTGATGTTGGCGTGGAGGTCTCACTAATTTGTGGGGGTGACCGCGATTCACGCGAAGCGGGCGTTCAAGTACCGCTTCTATCCCACCGATGTGCAGGCAGCCGAGTTGTCGCGCACGTTCGGGTGCGTGCGGAAGGTCTACAACCTGGCGCTCGCTGCCCGGAGTGAGGCGTGGACGCTGAGGCGGGAACAGGTCACCTACAACCAGACCTCGGCCATGCTGACCGGATGGAAGAAGACTGAGGAACTCGCCTTCCTGAGGGAGGTCTCGTCTGTTCCGCTTCAGCAGACACTGCGGCATGTGCAGACGGCGTTCACCCACTTCTTCGCCAAGCGGGCCAAGTACCCGCGCTTCAAGACGCGGAAGAAGTCGCGGAAGTCCGCCGAATACACCCGCAGCGGCTTCCGTTTCCGGGACGGCCAGCTGACGTTGGCGAAGATGACGGAGCCGCTGGACATCGTCTGGTCGCGGGCATTGCCGGAAGGAGCCCAGCTGTCGACTGTGAACGTGTCGCAGGACGCGGCCGGTCGCTGGTTCGTCTCGATGCTGTGCGACGACCCCGCCATCAGGCCACTTCCTGCCACTGATAAGGCTGTCGGGATCGATGTCGGTCTTACCCATCTGCTGACCCTCTCCACGGGGGAGAAGGTCGCCAACCCGCGGCACGAGCGCCGTGACCGCGGCCGTCTCGTGAGAGCTCAGCGGGAGCTGTCGCGCAAGGCCAAGGGCGAGGGAACCAACAGGGCCAAGGCCCGGCGTAAGGTCGCGAAGATCCACGCCCGAATCGCCGACCGGCGCCGCGATCTGCTCCACAAGTTGACCACTCGACTCATGCGTGAAAACCAAACGCTCGTGATCGAGGACCTGACCGTACGCAGCATGGTCAAAAACCACACGCTCGCCCGGGCCATCTCCGACGCGAGCTGGAGCGAGTTCCGCTCCATGCTGGAGTACAAGGCGAAGTGGTACGGGCGCGAAGTCATCGCGGTGGACCGCTTCTTCCCCTCCTCCAAGCTGTGCTCCGCCTGCGGTGCTGTGCAGGAGAGAATGCCGCTCGATGTTCGTACCTGGACATGCGACTGCGGGACGACTCATGACCGGGACGTGAACGCGGCACGGAACCTTTTGGCCGCCGGGCTGGCGGTGTCTGTCTGTGGAGCTGGTGTAAGACCTCAACGGAGTTCTCCGGGCGGGCAGTTGGCGACGAAGCAGAAAACCCCACGGCGCGAGCCGTAGGACCCCCTCATTCAAGAGGGGTGGCGGTCAAGGCGTCTTCTTCCTGTTGCGTTCGTGTGTGATGGCGGTGGGAGAGCGAGGCAGGAGGGGAGCCCGGTGGGGACGTGGCTGTGGGAAGGGCGGTTCAGTCGTGGGGCCGGTGAGCCGGCGCGGAGTGGCGGCCGGGGAGGCGACGCGGGAGCGAGGCGGAGTCGAGGGCGGAGGGGGTGACGGCGGAGGGTGTGACGCGCGCCGCCGTGCTCGGCCTGCCGTTCGGCGAGGGGGTGTGCGGTCGGACGAGACCGAGGTTCAGCAGGTGCCGTAGGTCGATCATGACGGCGAAGAGACCCCGGCCGAGGGCGAAGGCGATGTCCCGCGCCGTCCTGCGTCCGTCCGCGGCGGCCAGGACGGCCCGGTGCCGGGCCGGGAGGCTGCCGAGGGGGTCGGGGAGACGCGCGGTGGGCACCGACCGCATCCGGGTGCGGGCGAGAGCGGCGACCGAACCGGGTTCTGTGGCAAGGGAGGTGATACGTCGGGACACTTCCCCGAGGAGCCGCTCGGGGGTGACGCCGGCGTTGCGGTACAACGCCGGTACGGGGGCGGTGACTTCCCAGCTGTCGGGTACGGCGAGGGAGAGCGCGAACGCGGCGTCGAAGAGCGCGCCGAGGCTGATGACCTCCAGCTCTCCGGCGCCGACGAGTCCGCGGTCCACGAGTTCGGCGGCGAGATGTTCATGGGTGGTGTCGGAGGCGCGGACCGCCGACCACGCCTGTTCGCCGATGCGGCCCGACCTGAGCAGCAGTCCCTCGATGCCGGGTGCGCCAGGGGTCTCCATGGCCACCACGAGGCCGTCACGCACGTGGATGGAGCCGCCGGGGGTGCCGGTCACGATCACGGTGCAGGACCGCCGTCGGTTCCGGAGCGCCGCCAACAGGGCGGGAACGTTGCGGGAGTCGGCGAGCGGTTCCTCGGTGCCTTCCGTCATGCCAGCAACTCGTCGGCGTGCAGCCTCAGTTCGCGCAGCGCCGAGCTGAGGTTCGTGCGGTCGCGGTCGACGGTCGCGCACAGCAGCAAGGGGTCGCCCTGCCGCGGGAGTTGGATCGTCACGAGATGCCGGGTGGAGGTCGTCACGATGACGCTCTCCAACTCCCCTGACGCGCCTGCCCGAATGAGGCGGGTGCGGGCCAATTCCGCTATTTGGCAGGAGTCCTGACCGGCACTCATATCCCCGGACTCCGCATAGGAGAGGCCGGTGACGGCATCGAGTACCGCGGCTCCGCTGATGCCGGGCGTGGTCAGGGCGCGGCCCAGTACGGCGTCGAGCGATGACAAAGGTCCCCCCTTCAGTCACTCCGGCGAGCAGACTACTTTATTTGCCAACTATCGCAACTCTGACCAAAGATGGTGTTGTCTGTTACCCGCACGGTTCGCATTGAGACCGTTTTCGTGGCGAGACGCCGAATCTCGCCGGGGTGAGGGGAACGAGGCACCACGTGAACATTGAGGCGACGCTCAAGGAAGCGATGACTATCGACGGGGCTCTGGGGGTGTCCCTGGTCGACTACGAGAGCGGCATGACGCTGGGGGCGCTGGGCGGCGGGCCGCATCTCGACCTGGAGGTCGCGGGGGCGGGCAACACCGAGGTCGTGCGGGCCAAGCAGCGCACGCTGAAGGCCATCAACCTGGACGACCACATCGAGGACATCCTGATCACCCTCGGCCGGCAGTACCACCTGATCCGGCCGCTGGCGAGCACGCGCGGCTCGCTCTTCCTGTATCTCGCGCTGGACCGTGAGCGCAGC
The nucleotide sequence above comes from Streptomyces sp. N50. Encoded proteins:
- the pflA gene encoding pyruvate formate-lyase-activating protein; the encoded protein is MSTVRTAATGRIHSWDLSTGVDGPGTRFVLFVSGCPLRCLYCANPDPWHLRDGQEVSVDAVTAEIGKFKDFVTTAGGGVTLTGGEPLLQSAFTGEILRRCKEAGLHTALDTSGFLGARATGELLADTDLVLLDIKSFDVNTYRTLTGGELAPTLDSATRLDRLGVPMWIRYVLLPGWTDDLESVDALAGFVAGLGAVERVDVLPFHKLGTAKYEALGTPFPLLDTPVPDPALIQTVRACFARHGVQAH
- a CDS encoding LacI family DNA-binding transcriptional regulator; the encoded protein is MSRSTRATAKDVARASGVSQTTVSFVLNGAAGHVSEETRERVRQAARELGYVPNGSAQALRKGASRIVLLNIEGVPTGSSLGSYIRGLDAELALHQHVLLVLHGHLSSQALTDVAQAVSARAVIDLGDAGRADDILADAETSLDAFSAQADVPVRYLADRGHRHLATVMPDTPELQTLAALRGRLIRQATHAAGLPACPALVLPGDLDTAEQRLRAFRTDHPDVTAVLAYNDDLALVTLAAMRRLGLRAPQDLAVVGFDDTPHGALFSPALTTVHIDAEAIGRSAARTALGLPAADTASEPARVIVRESA
- a CDS encoding glycoside hydrolase family 2 TIM barrel-domain containing protein — encoded protein: MKRTSFNEGWQTRPKVNPFAELSGTKAPFRPVTLPHDAMIGQARTAPGGDATMEGGAGAYFPGGTHEYRKTFTVPEEHRGRRILFEFEGVYRDAVVYINGDYAGQRPYGYSHFHIDADRFLRFGEDNEIRVEARAHRDSRWYTGAGIYRDTWMLVGEVVRIAPDGVRVTTPDIDAERAVVEVATRIENDSIAIRTVDVVTEVRDSDGSVVASDVSKATVLPGEPAVVRQRLYVQAPLLWSTGTPALYTATVTLKDLDAETVVFGVRSLRLDPRHGLRINGESVKLRGACVHHDNGVLGAATFARAEERRVHLLKDAGFNALRMSHHPMSKAMLDACDRLGMLVVDEAFDVWTSGKSDFDYSLDFPEWWERDIDAMVAKDFNHPSVIMYSIGNEIPETGTPSGAARGRQLAEKVRWLDHTRYVTNAVNGMLAVLSELRATREQAPQDGTGINTLMADAGDMMNAISASALVTERTAESFAVLDVAGMNYAEARYTLDRELFPDRIILGTETFPTRIDGNWRLVEQLGHVVGDFTWTGWDYLGEVGIGRPQYLTPDTPRPSHTAPYPYLLAGCGDLDITGHRRPASYYREIVFGLRTEPYIAVRRPEHHGSTWAGTPWAWSDTVATWTWPGFEGEPVTVEVYGDADEVELLVGARSLGRRPVGEEHRFRTEFETSYEPGELLAIAYRDGVETGRHSLRTATGPVQLRAAPDRRHITAHGGDLAYVTLTLTDPDGTLHTAADRPVTLEVSGAGVLSGFGSADPSTEERFDTTERRTYEGRALAVLRPTGPGRIRLVASAPGCAPVAMVVAVE
- a CDS encoding roadblock/LC7 domain-containing protein, with translation MSDPVTDLLIALRDNVMGVTETTLATSDGLVVASDTTKTHPESMAAVAAATLALGHRLADQGGTGHLREISARCSTGHVIVTAVGERALLAVVADDGLDQAAFRREIPAVAAELRRHLDEDV
- a CDS encoding RNA-guided endonuclease TnpB family protein, translated to MTAIHAKRAFKYRFYPTDVQAAELSRTFGCVRKVYNLALAARSEAWTLRREQVTYNQTSAMLTGWKKTEELAFLREVSSVPLQQTLRHVQTAFTHFFAKRAKYPRFKTRKKSRKSAEYTRSGFRFRDGQLTLAKMTEPLDIVWSRALPEGAQLSTVNVSQDAAGRWFVSMLCDDPAIRPLPATDKAVGIDVGLTHLLTLSTGEKVANPRHERRDRGRLVRAQRELSRKAKGEGTNRAKARRKVAKIHARIADRRRDLLHKLTTRLMRENQTLVIEDLTVRSMVKNHTLARAISDASWSEFRSMLEYKAKWYGREVIAVDRFFPSSKLCSACGAVQERMPLDVRTWTCDCGTTHDRDVNAARNLLAAGLAVSVCGAGVRPQRSSPGGQLATKQKTPRREP
- a CDS encoding alpha/beta hydrolase; this translates as MKLDAVDPELRRAVARMPRLPVRRTWGRRVVRALVVRHGPGDPVEGVDVRVLDEGPGLRVYTPAGGGSGAALLWVHGGGYVIGDVVQDNAFCALTARESDIVVVSANYRLAPEHPFPAALDDLSAAWRRVRESAGSLGVDPARVAVGGASAGAGLAACLAQRLYDAGGIPPVGQWLFSPMLDDRTAARRELDGVRHRVWHNAANRTGWAAYLGTGPGASLVPDHAVAARRADLGGLPPAWIGVGDIDLFADECRTYADRLRDAGVDCAFDLVPGAPHGFETWAPGTRIARALLERGRAWLRARVAGPASTALGEA